The following proteins are co-located in the Desulfatitalea tepidiphila genome:
- a CDS encoding ATP-binding response regulator, with amino-acid sequence MKHLSHKLTSFIGIVTILFATYLFYETYRMTNKRLMGLDVQQVEMVLKFDLAIRDYIGRYVRPVMYQFLGEDEFIRETMSTSFVARRIFEDVNKDFPNAIIKFSSDNPRNPSNQAGPEELEIIKYFNEHPEEKSWTGQINIDGRSFWAKFRARRMETSCLRCHGDPKDAPHSMIEQYGDEAGFYRPIGEVIGTDTVAVPVSKMTEAIWSESLNTFLLIGSTVVLFFISITFIIRFFVTTPLSKISHHMSKAAALDSYKDIGNIQAPSRDEIGAVATSFNTLFSKLQGFYNLLEDKVAERTADLEKANQNLVREIEVRKKTEQSLELTQFVIDHFSDPIYFIRPDGRIMFANRAAGERLGYSTEELTQMTFSEVDPGFSKTSLVPLLKELRSQDTILFESYQKDKHGDLFPVEIKANLYSNHNAEYIFEIAHDISDHKKAQIEKQLLEKRLRRALKMEAIGTLAGGVAHDLNNVLSGVISYPEMILMGLPHEHELRRPIETILRSGQKAADIVQELLTMARRGVSKLKPVGMNGIIEDYVHSAEFLELKKSHPTCTVETLLDPNLFNIMGSEVHLSKTIMNLVTNALEAMPNGGALTISTENRYVDRTLKDYDDVEEGEYILVKVSDTGQGLSEEDKEKIFEPFYTKKSMGRSGTGLGMTVVWSTVKDHDGFIGIQSEIGSGTVFKLYFPATRKRIDEHISQFVLSDHRGNGETILIVDDVLEQRQIATAILENLGYAIVAVPGGEEALEHLKDHRADLVILDMIMDPGIDGLETYKRIVKIRTNQKAIIVSGFSEGARVKEVQRLGAGPYLRKPYTIEKLSVTVKTALLQ; translated from the coding sequence ATGAAACATTTATCACATAAACTAACCTCATTTATCGGTATCGTTACGATTCTTTTCGCGACGTATCTTTTTTACGAAACCTACCGCATGACCAACAAGCGACTCATGGGCTTGGATGTTCAACAAGTTGAGATGGTTTTAAAATTCGATCTGGCCATCCGCGATTATATCGGGCGGTATGTACGACCGGTGATGTACCAATTTTTGGGCGAAGACGAGTTCATCCGTGAAACGATGTCCACCTCTTTTGTTGCACGGCGTATCTTCGAGGACGTAAACAAAGATTTCCCGAATGCCATCATCAAGTTTTCTTCGGACAATCCTCGCAATCCATCCAATCAGGCTGGTCCCGAAGAACTTGAAATCATAAAATATTTTAATGAACATCCAGAGGAAAAGAGTTGGACCGGGCAAATCAATATCGACGGGCGATCCTTTTGGGCCAAATTCCGCGCACGTAGGATGGAAACTTCATGTCTGCGATGCCATGGTGATCCTAAAGATGCACCCCACTCCATGATTGAACAATATGGAGATGAAGCAGGTTTCTATCGTCCGATCGGTGAGGTGATCGGCACTGACACCGTAGCTGTGCCTGTATCTAAAATGACCGAGGCCATCTGGTCCGAATCCCTGAACACCTTCCTGTTGATAGGATCCACGGTGGTGCTATTTTTCATCTCCATCACGTTCATCATCAGGTTTTTCGTCACGACCCCCCTGTCAAAAATCAGTCATCACATGTCAAAGGCGGCTGCTCTCGATAGTTACAAAGATATTGGAAACATTCAGGCCCCTTCCCGCGACGAAATCGGAGCTGTTGCCACCAGCTTCAATACGCTTTTTTCTAAACTGCAGGGGTTTTACAATTTGCTCGAGGATAAAGTGGCCGAGCGGACCGCCGATCTGGAGAAGGCCAACCAAAACCTGGTTCGAGAAATCGAGGTTCGGAAAAAGACTGAACAGTCTTTGGAATTGACCCAGTTTGTCATCGATCACTTCTCAGACCCCATCTATTTCATAAGGCCCGACGGTCGCATCATGTTCGCCAACAGGGCCGCCGGCGAAAGGCTGGGATATTCAACCGAGGAATTGACCCAGATGACATTCTCTGAGGTTGACCCCGGTTTTTCCAAAACGTCCCTTGTGCCTCTCCTGAAAGAGCTGCGGAGCCAGGACACGATTCTGTTCGAGTCCTACCAAAAAGACAAACATGGCGACCTGTTTCCAGTGGAAATCAAAGCCAATCTATATTCAAATCACAATGCCGAATACATTTTTGAGATTGCCCATGACATCTCCGACCACAAAAAGGCGCAGATCGAAAAGCAACTCCTCGAAAAACGTCTTCGCAGGGCACTTAAAATGGAAGCCATCGGCACGCTTGCCGGAGGCGTGGCCCACGATCTGAACAACGTGTTGTCGGGCGTTATTTCCTATCCCGAAATGATATTGATGGGGTTGCCCCATGAACATGAGTTGAGGCGACCCATCGAGACCATTCTGCGTTCCGGGCAAAAAGCCGCCGACATCGTACAGGAATTGCTCACGATGGCCAGGCGGGGGGTATCAAAACTCAAGCCGGTCGGGATGAATGGGATCATCGAGGATTACGTCCATAGTGCCGAATTCTTGGAATTGAAAAAGTCGCATCCCACATGCACTGTCGAGACCCTTCTCGATCCCAATCTATTTAATATCATGGGATCCGAAGTGCATCTTTCCAAGACGATCATGAACCTTGTTACCAATGCATTGGAGGCCATGCCGAACGGGGGTGCATTAACGATCTCCACAGAGAATCGATATGTGGATCGGACGCTGAAGGACTACGATGATGTCGAAGAGGGTGAATATATACTCGTGAAGGTCTCAGATACGGGCCAAGGCTTGTCGGAAGAAGACAAGGAAAAAATTTTCGAGCCATTCTACACCAAAAAAAGCATGGGAAGAAGTGGCACCGGCCTCGGCATGACCGTGGTGTGGAGTACTGTCAAGGACCATGATGGTTTCATTGGAATACAAAGCGAGATTGGATCCGGTACGGTTTTTAAACTGTACTTTCCGGCAACGCGTAAACGCATCGATGAACACATCAGTCAATTTGTGCTTTCAGATCACCGGGGAAATGGAGAAACCATATTGATCGTAGACGATGTGCTGGAACAGCGCCAAATCGCCACCGCTATTCTGGAAAACCTGGGCTATGCAATAGTTGCCGTACCCGGTGGAGAAGAGGCCCTGGAACACCTCAAAGACCATCGAGCGGATTTGGTCATCCTTGACATGATCATGGACCCGGGAATCGACGGTTTGGAAACCTACAAACGGATCGTCAAGATAAGGACGAATCAGAAAGCGATTATCGTCAGTGGATTTTCCGAAGGCGCGCGGGTAAAGGAAGTTCAAAGATTAGGCGCCGGCCCCTATCTCCGCAAACCTTATACGATTGAAAAGCTATCGGTAACCGTCAAAACAGCATTGTTGCAGTAG